The genome window GTGACGCTCGACCCGGCCGGCGGATTGGTGTTCTGCACCGCCAGTCCTATGCGCGCATTGTGCCCGTCCAGGATGTAGTTGAGGCCGACATCCACGGTCCGCGTCGGGTCGCCACCCAATGCCGCGACGGCGTGCTGGTAACGTACCATCGGCTGGACCCGGCCCGGACCCATCTTCGACGCGAACAGCCAGCTGGCAAGGCCGAAGGCGCTCCAGCCTTCCTTGCCCAGATCGTTGCCCTGGTCGAAGTTGTAGTAGGCGCCTTCGAGCGTGAGCACGTCCGCGGCGATGACTTTCTTCTCGAAGAGGAGGTCGACGTTGAACCCCAGCATCTTCTTGTCGCCGGCCGTATCGATGGTCTTCTTGTACTGAATCGTGCCTCCCAGCGCGAGGACGTCCTTCGATCCGTAATAGGTGCTGGAGTTGTAGTAGCCGGGCTCCGGATCGAGGAAGTTGAAGACCACCCGCCCGGCGTAGATGGCCTGACCGACGGGTACCGCGGTGTCCAGCGTGAAGACGCCCGCCTGGTATTTGAGCTGTCCGTGGTTGAGCTGGCCCCACAGCGCTGCTCCGTCGGCGCGGCCGGCGTAGATCGATGGATATCCGTTGACGGTCGTCGGATAGTTCCAGGCGTTCTGGTAGTAGGGCCCGCTCAGGTTCGCGCGGTCCGACGGTGGCAGAAAGCGTCCCATCCAGACGTTGAAGAGCTCGCTGGGCTCGAACTGCGCGATGGCGTCGAGCACGCGGATGGTGCCGCCATCGGCGTTGTTCAGGTCGAGGTTCCCCGCGAACTTCAGCCAGGGCGCGAACTGGCCGGCGATGTACGGACGCACGTCCAGCGTGTTGACGCTTACTCCTTGCGCGGGCGTGGTGTCGACGTAGCCGCCTCCGACGCGGACCCCGACTCCATAGGAGAGTGTCTTGGGTCCGAGGGTGAGCTCTGCGGCCGGAGCCGCTGCGGCGGCGAGCGCGACGGTGCAGATGACGGCGATTCTCATCCTAGCGCCCCGCCCGCTTCTCGTTGCCTGCGATGAACGGGCTCCACGGCTGGGCGCGGATCGGTTTGTCCGTCTTCCAGACCACGTCGAACTGCCCGTTGCCCTGCACCTCGCCGATGAACACCGGCTTCCACAGGTGGTGGTTCGTCTCGTCCATCTTCAGCGTGAACCCGGAGGGCGCCACGAACGTCTGGCCGGCCATCGCCTTGCGGACGTCGTCGACCTTGACGCTGCCGGCCTTCTGCGCCGCCTGCGCCCACATGTGCATGCCGACGTAGGTGGCTTCCATCGGGTCGTTGGTCACGCGCGAATCGCCGCCGGGAAGCCCGTTCTTCTTCACGTATGCCTTCCACATCTTGATGAACTCGGCATTCGTCTTGTTCTTGAGAGACATGAAGTAGTTCCAGGCCGCGAGGTGGCCGACCAGCGGCTTGGTGTCGATGCCGCGCAGCTCCTCTTCACCGACGGAGAACGCGACCACCGGGATGTCGGTGGCCTTGAGCCCCTGGTTGCCGAGCTCCTTGTAGAAGGGCACGTTGGAGTCGCCGTTGATGGTGGAAATCACCGCCGTGTGTCCGCCGGCGCCGAACGCTTTGATCTGTGCGACGATCGTCTGGTAGTCGCTGTGGCCGAACGGCGTGTACGTCTCCAGGATGTCGCTCTCCGGGATTTTCTTCGACTTCAGGAAGGCCCGGAGGATCTTGTTCGTGGTGCGCGGGTAGACGTAGTCGGTGCCGAGCAGGAAGAAGCGCGTCGCGCCGCCGCCTTCCTTGGACATCAGGTATTCCACCGCGGGGATCGCCTGCTGGTTCGGCGCCGCGCCCGTGTAGAAGACGTTCTGCGACAGCTCCTCGCCCTCGTACTGGACAGGATAGAAGAGGAGCCCGTTCAGCTCCTCGAACACCGGCAGCACGGACTTGCGCGAGACCGACGTCCAGCAGCCGAACACCGCCGCCACGTTGTCCTTGGTCAGCAGCTGGCGCGCCTTCTCCGCGAACAGCGGCCAGTTCGAGGCGGGATCGACGATCACTGGCTCCAGCTTCTTGCCGAGCACGCCTCCTTTGGCGTTGATCTCGTCGATGGTCATCAGCGCGACGTCCTTGAGCGACGTCTCGCTGATCGCCATCGTTCCCGACAGCGAATGCAGAATGCCGACCTTGATGGTCTCCGCGGCGCGAGCCGGCGGCGCGCCGAAGAGGACGGCGCAGAGAACGGACGACAGCATGAAGATGAGCTTCCGGGTGTACATGGGTTGGGGTTCTCCTCGGCCCGGTCGGACCTGCGCCCGGTCAGTGCAACAGCGGGACCACTTGCCGCGGCGCGGCGACGGCTGCCCTTCATTCGTGCGAGCCGCCGAAGCTGGAGAAGTCGCCCGACGAAATCGTCGGATGCATGGGTCCGCGACGACAAAAACGTCGCGCGCGTCCTCGACAAACCGTGCGTCGGTCCGCGCGCGATGGTTCACGGTCGTGCAGTTGGCCGGGCGAACGGCTGACGTTTTCGTGGTTTCCCGGTGGGCGACCGACGAATTCGTCGCTTGCGCTATGTAAACCCAGGGGCGAGCATGCGGTTGAAGCTCTCGGGACTGCGGATTCCCTGACGCGCCATCCACGTGTCCGCGGCCGCGATGCGAGCGGCACCGGCCTCACCGCCGGACAACTCGCCGTGGCGGCGTCGCGCGACGGCGGCGTAGAGCGCCATGTCGACGGTATCGAACTCGCTCGCGGCCCGTTCGAGGAGGATGAGAGCCCGCTCCGGCTGGCCACGAAGGGCTGCGATCCCGGCGCGGAGCAACTCGCCCGCCGGCCTGAACGCGGCGATGGGATCGCTCATCAGCTCGCGCGCAGCCCGATCCGCGACGTTCAGGAGAGCACTTCTCGCGGCCCGATCGCGTGCATCCGCCACCGCCGCGAGCGCGCTGGCGCCGCGGACGTGCACCATCTGTGACCGCACGACGCGCACGCGACCCAGCATCGATTGTTCGAACGCTGGCCAGGCCGCGTCGACGCGCGCCCAGGCGGCGTGGCCGTCGCCCTCATAGCGGTCGACGAACGCCTCGCCGAGCAACAGGAGCATGTGCTGGATGTCGAAGCCGCCGGTCACCCACTGCTCTCGAGCGAGCCGCACTTCGGCGTCGCAGCTCCTGGGGGTCCGGAATCTCGACGGCGGGTCTGGACGCGGTCGCCACCGCCGGGGCCTGCCGCAGCACGGGGAACAGGCGCACCAGGGAATGGATGTCGCTCGGCAGCAGCACTTCAGCCTGGTCCCCCAGACGCCGCAATCGCTGCGAGAGCGAATCGATCACGCTGTCGAGCGCCTTGTAGGGGACGGATTCGCGCTCGTAGCAGCGGCCGGCCAGCACGGTTGCCCGAGGGTCCGCCCGAATGCGGCCGAGGAAGCGATCGACCAGCGTCGTCTTGCCCATGCCCGAACGACCCTGGACGAGGACGGTCACGGGCGTGCCTTCGCGCGCTCGTGCTTGCGCGGCTTCCAGCGCCTCGAGCTGGGACTGCCGCCCAAGGAAGACCGGTGCAGGCCCCTGCGCGGGCATGCCGGTCGGGACGTGGGCACTTCGCAACCGTCGCAACACTTCCGAGCCCTTCGGCCGCTCGTCGGGGTTCCGATGGACGAGCGCGGTCGCAAGCTCGGCGAGATCCTCCGGAATGCCGTCGCGACGCAACGGAGGCGCCTCTCGCCGGATCTTTGCGTCGAGCACCTCGATCACCGTGCCCTCGAAGGGCAGCCGCCCGGCGAGGATGTCGTAAAGCATCGCGCCCACGCTGTACCAATCGCAGGCCGGGCCCAACTCCGCGCCGCCGGCTTGCTCCGGTGACATGTACGGCGGCGTTCCGCCCATCGGATCGAGGATCGAATCGCCTGCCGACGCGGACCGCCGGGCGCTCACCAGACCGAAGTCGAGGAGGACGACCCGGCCTCGGCTATCCACCATCACGTTCGACGGCTTGATGTCCCGGTGCAGGCGTCCAGTCGCGTGGAGGGCTTCGACGCCGAGCGCGAGCTGCCGGAACGCGTCGCGCAGCCGGTCGACGTCGCCATTGGCGATCCAACGCCGGAAATCGACGCCCTCCAACAGCTCCATGGTGCAGAACCAGCGGTCTTCGTCCGAGATGAGCTCGTAGAGGGTGACGAGGTTCGGGTGCGAGACGTTGGCGAACGAGCGGAACTCGTGCTTGAACCGGTATAGCCCCGCCGGATCGAACCGCTGCAGCGTCTTCAGCGCGACGTCGCGGCCCTGGGCGAGATCGCGGGCGCGATAGACCACACCCATCGGTCCCGCGCCGAGCCGCGAGAGGACCTGGAACCGCGCGTTGCCGCCGAAGTCTCCGGGGTCCACGGAGTCACCCTGAGGAAGGGCGCGCATCATACTGAATCTATGCAGCTGTGCTGGAAGGTTGCGACGATCCTGCCATTTCGACCGAGGGAAGCGACGAATTCGTCGGAACGGCGGCCCGGATGTGAAGATTGGGTGAACCGGGGCCCATCCCTGCGAACGCATTTGACAAACCGCGGCAAGGGGCGCTACCCATGTGCGCCATGAAATCCCGGCTCCCGCGCGCCGCCGTCCTCTTCGCTTCCGCGCCGGAGCTTCGCTCCTCGCTCCTTCTTGGCGTCGTCGGACTGCTTCCGCTCATTAGCAGCGGGTGCGGGCCGCCGTCCTGACCGAGGAAGATTTCCGGAAGGAACCTGGCCCCCGCACCCGACCCGGTGCGGGGGCTTTTTTTTGCCCCCGAGGTCCGCATGTCGTCGCAGCCCGCAGTTGCACAGCAGAGCCGAAGCCCCGACGCCGAACCGGTCCAGAGGACGGGCGCGCAGATGGTCTGGGAAGTTCTCGTGCGCGAAGGCGTCGACGTCGTCTTCGGGTACCCGGGCGGCGCGATCATGCCGACCTACGACGCGATGCCGGCCTATCCCATCCGGCACGTCCTGGTCCGGCACGAGCAGGGCGCCGCCCACATGGCCGACGGCTATGCCCGGGCGTCGGGCAAAGTCGGAGTGGCGATCGCCACCTCCGGACCGGGCGCGACGAACCTCGTCACCGGCATCGCGACGGCGATGATGGATTCCTCTCCCATCGTCTGCATCACGGGGCAGGTGCCTTCGACGGTCTTGGGCAGCGACGCCTTCCAGGAGACGGACATCACCGGCATCACGCTGCCGATCACCAAGCACAACTACCTGGTCACGCGCGCCGAGGACGTCGCCCCCACCCTCCGCGAGGCCTTCTTCATCGCCCGCTCCGGCCGGCCGGGTCCGGTGCTGGTGGACATCACCAAGGACGCGCAGCAGGGAGTGGCGCGCCTCGACGCGCGGTTGCCGACGCGGGCGGCGCGCAGCCGCCCGATTCCGACGCCGACTTCCGACGCCATCGCCCGGGCAGCCTTGTTGATCGACGCGGCCGAGCGGCCCCTGATCCTCGCGGGCCAGGGCGTTCTGGCGTCGGGATCGACGGCGCTCTTGCGCGAGTTTGCCGAGAAGACCGGCGTTCCGGTGACCGCCACGCTGCTCGGCCTCGGAGGCTTCCCGGCATCGCATCCGCTCAGCCTGGGCATGATGGGGATGCACGGTGAAGCCTGGGTGAACACGTCGATCCAGGAAGCAGATCTCTTGGTCGCGCTGGGGATGCGCTTCGACGACCGGGTCACCGGCAAGCTGCAGACGTACGCGGTGAACGCGAAGAAGATCCACGCGGAGATCGACCCCAGCGAGATCAACAAGAACGTCCGGGTGGACGTCGCCCTGCCGGGAGACCTGCGGCGGACGTTGGAGGCGCTGCTTCCGGTCGTACAGGCGCGAACGCGCAAGCCCTGGCTGGATCGCATCGCGGCCCGGCGGAGCGAAGCGGCCCGCCGCGACGTGCAGTCGGTTCCCTCGGGCGGGAAGCTCTTCGCCGCCCACGTGCTGCACGATCTCTGGCGCTTGACGGAAGGCAAGGCGCTGGTCGTGACCGACGTCGGCCAGCACCAGATGTGGGAGGCGCAGTACTACAAGCACGAGCGACCCCGGTCGCTGATCACCTCGGGCGGCCTCGGCACGATGGGGTTCGCGCTTCCCGCGGCGATGGGCGCGCGCTTTGCCCGACCGGACGACGAGATCTGGGTAGTGGCGGGCGACGGCGGGTTCCAGATGACCGCCTGCGAGCTGATCACCTGCGCGCAGGAAGGCCTGAAGCTCAACATCGCCATCGTCAACAACGGCTATCTGGGGATGGTCCGACAGTGGCAGGAGTTCTTCTACAACCGCCGGTACGTCGCCACGCCGCTGCGCAGCCCCGACTTCGTGATGCTGGCTCAGGCGCACGGTTTGCCGGGACTCCGCGTCACGCGCAGGGAGGAGATCCCTCAGGCCGTCGAGCGGGCCCGGGCCGAGGCGGGCTCGGTGGTGGTCGAGTTCCGCGTCGAGCAGGAAGACTCGGTGTACCCGATGGTGCCGGCCAACACCGACCTGCGCGAGATGATCCGGCGACCCGCATTCGCCGAGGAGGAGTGATGCCGCACGACTCCGCGTTTTCCATTCCCAGTGGCCGGAGGACGGCGCAGACGCTCATCGTCTACGTCGAAGATCAGCCCGGGACCCTCAACCGCATCGTCTCGCTGTTCCGGCGGCGCGGGTTCAACATCGAGTCGCTCACGGTCGGCCGCTCCGAACGGGAAGGCATCTCCCGCATCACCGTGGTGGTGCGTGCGGACGACGAGACCGCCCGGCGGCTGGAGGCGAACCTCTACAAGCTCGTCAACGTGCTTTCGGTCGAAGACGTGACCCACGCGCCGTCGGTCACGCGCGAGATGGCGTTCGTGAAGGTGCGCGCCGCGCAGAACCGGCGCCCCGAGTTGCTTCAGCTCGTGCAGACCTTCCGCGCCCGTGTGGTGGACCTCGGTCCCGAGTCGGTGATCGTCGAGACCACCGGGACGCAGGAGAAGCTCGACGGGCTCGTCGAGGTGCTGCGCCCCTTCGGGATCCTCGAGCTGGTGCGCACTGGAGCGGTGGCGATGCAGCGAGGACCGGGGGGCGGCGCGCAGGACGAAGCGTCCGAATCGGATGACGGGGTAGCCGCATGACTTTCAAACCAGAAGCAGGAGCGACGCGGATGAACAGGAACGGGAACGAGACGAGCGACCGGGTGATCGTGTTCGACACCACCCTGCGCGACGGTGAGCAGGCCCCAGGCGGGAGCATGAACCTCTCGCAGAAGATGCAGGTGGCGAAGGCTCTCGCGGCGCTCGGCGTGGACGTGATGGAAGTCGGATTTCCCGTCGCGTCGCCAGGCGATTTCCAGGCCGTGGAAGCGATCTCCCGGCAAGTGGAGGGCCCCGTCATCTGCGCGCTCGCGCGCGCGCACCGGCCGGACATCGACGCCGTCCTCAAGGCGCTGGCGCCCGCGTCGCGCCGTCGGGTCCACGTCTTCCTCGCCACGAGCCCGATCCACCGCGAGCACAAGCTGCGGATGACGCAAGCGGAAGTGGTCCGCGTCGCCACCGGCGCCATCGAGTACGCGCGCGAGCGCTGCGACGACGTGGAGTTCTCCGCCGAGGACGCGGCACGCACGGAGCCGGACTTCCTCGTCGAAGTGGTGGAGCGCGCCATCGAGGCGGGCGCCACGACCATCAACATCCCCGACACCGTCGGGTACGCGGTGCCTTCGCACTTCGCCGCCATCATCGAGAACCTGCGCGCCAAGGTCCGCGGCATCGACCGCGTGGTGCTCAGCGTCCACTGCCATGACGATCTCGGCATGGCGGTAGCCAACAGCCTGGCGGCGCTCCAGGCGGGGGCGCGGCAGGTGGAGTGCACCGTCAACGGGATCGGCGAGCGCGCCGGGAACTGTTCGCTCGAGGAAGTGGTGATGGCGCTGCGCACGCGCCACGACTTCTTCGGCCTGCGCACGGGCATCCGTACGCAGCAGCTCTGCTCGGCGAGCCGGGTGGTGGCGGGAGCGACGGGATTCCACGTCGCGCGCAACAAGGCGGTGGTCGGGCAGAACGCCTTCGCCCACGAATCCGGCATCCACCAGCACGGGATGATCAACCACCAGCAGACGTACGAGGTGATGCGGCCCGAGGACGTCGGCTTCAAGAGCAGCAACCTCGTGCTCGGCAAGCACAGCGGCCGCCATGCGCTGAACGCGCGGCTGCACGATCTCGGCTACCAGCTCGAGCCGGAGCAGATCGACAAGGTATTCGAGGAGCTGAAGCGGCTCGCGGACAAGAAGAAGGAGATCTACGACGGCGACCTCGACGCGCTGCTCGTCGGCCTCTTCCAGAACGGGACGGCGCGCCGCTGGGAGCTGGCGAGCCTCAACGCGGTCAGCGGCACCGGCACGCCTCCCACTGCCGCCGTGTCGCTCCTCACCCGCGACGGGCGGAAGCTCGACGAGGCGGCCACCGGCGACGGTCCGGTCGACGCCGTCTTCAAGTGCATCGAGCGCATCACCGGCGTGAAAGCGCGTCTGCGCGACTTCACCATCGCGAGCGTCAGCGCCGGCGAGGATGCGCAGGGTGAAGTGATCGTCGTCGTCGAGCACGAGGGCCGCACCTATCGCGGGCGCGGCCTGAGCACCGACATCGTCCTCGCCAGCGCCGAGGCCTACCTGGAGGTGGTGAACCGAATCTCCGCGGGCCGCCTGCAGCGCAAGACGCCCCCCGAGCCCGAGGTGGTGTGTGGCGCAGTCTGAGCCGCGCACGCTCTTCGGCAAGCTCTGGGACGCGCACCTCGTCCGTCCGGAGACGGACGAGGCGCCAGCGGTCTTGTACGTCGATCTCCACCTCGTGCACGAGGTGACCTCGCCGCAGGCATTCTCGGTGCTGCGCGAGCGCGGCATCGGCGTGAGACGTCCCGGCCGGACGCTCGCGACCATGGATCACTCGACGCCGACCACGCCGCGTCCGCGGGGCACGAAGCTGGTCATCGAGGACCGCGACTGCGCGGCGCAGCTTGGCGCGCTGGAGGCGAACTGCGCGCAGTTCGGCGTCGAGCTGCACTCGCTCTCCAGCGAGCAGCAGGGCATCGTGCACGTCATCGGGCCGGAGCTGGGTCTGACGCAGCCGGGGATGACCATCGTCTGCGGCGACAGCCATACCAGCACGCACGGGGCCTTCGGCGCCTTTGCTTTCGGGATCGGCACCAGCGAAGTGGCGCACGTGCTGGCCACGCAATGCCTGCTGCAACGGCGGCCGCGAACGCTGCAAGTGCGGGTCGAAGGCCGGCCGCGGCCGGGTGTCACCGCGAAGGATCTCATCCTCTCGATCATCGGCCGCATCGGCATCGCCGGCGGCACCGGCCACGTCATCGAGTACACCGGAAGCGCCATCCGGGCGCTCTCGATGGAAGAGCGGATGACGGTGTGCAACATGTCCATCGAGGCCGGAGCCCGCGCCGGCTGCATCGCGCCCGACGACGTCACGTTCCAGTACCTGGCCGGGCGGCCGCGGGCGCCGCAGGGCCCGGACTGGGATCGCGCGCTCACTCGCTGGCTGACGCTACCCGGCGATCCGGGAGCGATCTATGATCGCACGGTCGAGATCGACGGCAGCGCCGTCGAGCCGACCATCACTTTTGGAACGAATCCGGGAATGTCCGTCCCGATTCGCGGCGAGGTGCCGGATCCGGGGTCCGCCACTGACGCCGCGAATCGGGCGGCATTGGATCGGGCGCTCCGCTACATGGGCCTGCGGCCGGGACAGCCGCTGATCGGCCATCCTATCGACGTCGTCTTCATCGGAAGCTGCACCAACGCGCGCCTCGAGGATCTCCGCGCTGCGGCATCGGTTCTGCGAGGAAGGAAGGTGGCGGCAGGGGTCCGCGCGCTGGTGGTGCCCGGATCCCGGCAGGTGAAGAAGGCGGCCGAGGCAGAGGGCCTGGATCGCGTTTTTCGCGATGCCGGTGCGGAGTGGCGCGAGCCCGGGTGCTCGATGTGCATCGGGATGAACGGCGATCAGGTCGGGCGGGGACAGTCCGCCGTCAGTACCAGCAACCGCAATTTCGAAGGGCGCCAGGGTCCCGGTGCGCGGACTTTCCTCGCCAGCCCACTGACCGCCGCAGCGGCTGCGATTGCCGGCGCCATCGCCGACCCGCGGGAGCTTCTGCGATGACGGCGCTGCAACCCTTCCGCAAGCTCGACTCCCGGACCGCCGTTCTTGCCCGCGCCGACATCGACACCGACCAGATCATTCCGGCGCGCTATCTCAAGGGCACCACGCGCGCCGGCCTTGGCCGCTGGCTCTTTGCTGGCTGGAGGTACGACGAACAGGGCCGTCCGAGGGCAGACTTCCCGCTCTCGCGGCCCGAGGCCCACGGCGCGCAGGTGCTGGTCGCCGGAGCGAATTTCGGCTGCGGGTCATCGCGCGAGCACGCTCCCTGGGCGCTGCTCGATTACGGCTTCCGCGCCGTGGTCAGCTCGTCCATCGCCGACATCTTCCGCGGCAACGCGCTCAAGAACGGGCTCCTGCCGGTGATCGTCGATCCGGCGACGCACGAGATCCTGCTCGCGTCGCCGGGGGTGCGCGTCAGCATCGATCTCGAGTCGTGCACGCTCGCGTTCGGCGACGCCCGCGTCAGCTTCGCCATCGACCCCTTTTCCCGCCGCTGCCTGCTCCAGGGCGTCGACGAGCTCGGGTACCTTCTCGAGCAGGAAGACGCGATCGCCGCATACGAGAAGGAGCAAGGATGAGGGCGCTAATCGCGGTCTTGCCGGGCGACGGCGTCGGTCCGGAAGTGACAGCGGAAGCGGTACGCGTCCTCACCGCGGTGGGCGAGCTGTACGGGCACGCATTCGATCTTCGCGAGGCAACCGTCGGGGGAGTCGCCATCGAGCGAACGGGTGTACCGCTGCCGGACGAGACCGCCGCTCTCTGCCGCGGCGCCGACGCCGTCCTGCTGGGCGCCGTCGGCGGACCGCGGTGGGGCCCTTCATCGCCGGTCCGGCCGGAGCAGGGACTGCTCGAGCTGCGGCGCGCGCTCGGCGTGTTCGCGAACTTGAGGCCTGCCTCGCCGCATCCGCGCGTCGTTGCGGCGTCGCCGCTGAAGCCGGCGGTGCTGCGCGGGGTGGACGTGCTGATCGTCCGCGAGCTGACGGGCGGAATCTACTTCGGCGAGAAGCGCCGCGAGGCGGCCTGGGCCGAGGACCACTGCACCTACAGCGAGGACGAGATCGCGCGCGTCGTCCGCGTCGCAGCGCGGCTTGCGCAGTCGCGCCGCGGCCGGCTGACGTCGGTCGACAAGGCGAACGTGCTCGAGACTTCCCGGCTGTGGCGCGAGGTGACGACGCGCATCGTCCAGGAGGAGTATCCCCGGATCAGCCTGGAGCACCAGCTCGTGGACTCCTGCGCGCTCCGCCTCGTGCAGCGGCCAGCGGACTTCGACGTCATCGTCACCGAGAACCTGTTCGGCGACATCCTCACCGATCTCACCGCCGTGCTCGGCGGCTCGATCGGGATGCTGCCCTCGGCATCGCTCGGAGAGCGCGGACCAGGACTGTACGAGCCGGTGCACGGCTCGGCGCCCGACATCGCCGGCCGTGGGCTTGCGAATCCCTACGGAGCGATCGGGAGCGTCTCGCTGCTGCTCCGCCACTCCTTGCATCTCGAGGACGAGGCCGCCGCGGTCGACGCCGCCATCGGCGCCGCGCTGGAGACCGGGGCGCTCACCGCCGACGTGGCCGACCGGGACGATCGCACCTGCAAGACTGTCGAGGTGGGCGATGCCGTCGTCCACGCGCTGTCGCGGCACAAGGAGTCACGCTGATGGCCGAAGATCCGCGCTCCCACAGCCGCGCCATCACCGAAGGCCCCGACCGGGCGCCGGCGCGGTCGATGCTCAAGGCGATCGGCTTCACCGACGCGGACCTCTCGCGCCCCATCGTCGGCGTCGCCAGCACCTGGACGGAGACGATGCCCTGCAACTTCCACCTGCGTCGCCTGGCCGAGCGGGTGAAGGAGGGCATCCGCTCGGCGGGCGCCACGCCGATGGAGTTCAACACCATCGCCATCAGTGACGGCGTGACCATGGGCACCGAAGGGATGAAGGCGTCGCTGGTGAGCCGGGAAGTGATCGCCGACTCCATCGAGCTGGTCGGGCGCGGGCATCTCTTCGACGCGATGGTAACGCTGGTTGCCTGCGACAAGACGATCCCGGGCGGCGCGATGGCGTTGCTGCGGCTGAACCTGCCCTCGCTCCTGCTCTATGGCGGGTCGATTGCGCCAGGACACTTCGACGGGCGCGACGTGACCATCCAGGACGTGTTCGAGGCGGTGGGAGCGCACGCCGCCGGACACCTCCCGCTCGCGCGTCTCAAGGAGCTCGAGGACGTGGCCTGCCCGGGCAGCGGCGCCTGCGGCGGCCAGTACACCGCGAACACCATGGCGCTGGCTATGGAGGTGCTGGGCCTCTCGCCGCCCGGCTACGCGACGATTCCGGCGGAAGACCCGCGCAAGGACGATGCGACGCGCGCCGCAGGAGCGGATCTCGTGCGGCTCCTGCGCGAGAATCGCACGCCGGCCGACGTGATCACGCGTGCGTCGTTCGAAAACGCCATCGCGGCGGTGGCCGCCACCGGGGGATCGACCAACGCGGTGCTGCATCTGCTGGCGCTGGCGCGGGAGGCGGGGATTCCGCTTGCGCTCGACGACTTCGACGAGGTCAGCCGGCGCACTCCTCTGATTGCGGATTTGAAGCCTGGCGGGCGGTACACCGCGGTGGATCTCGACCGCGCAGGCGGCGTGCCGCTGATCGTCCAGCGCCTCCTCCAAGCGAATCGCTTCCACGGCGATGCAGCCACCGCCGACGGAAAGACCTGGAAGGAGCATGCGAACGCCGCCACGGAGCCGCCCGGCCAGGACGTGGTGCGCCCCCACGGCGAACCGCTGCGCAAGACCGGTGGCCTCGTGATCCTGCGCGGCAACCTCGCGCCGGACGGCTGCGTGCTGAAGATGGCGGGGCACGAGCGGACGTTCCATCGCGGCCCGGCCCGCGTCTTCGAACGCGAGGAGGACGCCTTCGCCGCGGTCCGCGATCGGCGCATCCGGGCCGGGGACGTCGTCGTTATCCGCTACGAGGGCCCGCGCGGCGGTCCCGGGATGCGCGAGATGCTGGGCGTCACTGCTGCGCTCGTTGGCGAGGGCCTCGGCGAATCCGTTGCGCTGCTCACCGACGGCCGGTTCAGCGGCGCGACTCGCGGCCTGATGGTCGGGCACGTCGCGCCGGAAGCGGCCGTCGGCGGGCCCATCGCTGCCCTGCGCGAGGGCGATAGCGTGGTGTTCGACGTGGAGCGGCGCACGCTGTCCGTCGAGCTTTCCGCCGCCGAGCTGGCAGCGCGGATGCGCGGCTTCCAGCCGCCGCCGCCGCGCTACACCTCCGGCGTTTTCGCCAAGTACGTCGCTCTGGTTTCTTCGGCCGCCGAAGGCGCGGTCACGCAGGTTCCCGCTGTTTCCGCAAGTTCCGCAAGCAGCAGTCCCACGCAAGCAGAAGCGAAGGAAGTGAACGATGGCCACCATCTACACGGATAAGGACGCAACCCTCGACCTCGTCCGCGGCCGCAAGGTCGCGGTGGTCGGATACGGCAGCCAGGGTCACGCGCACGCGCTCAACCTCAAGGACTCCGGCGTCGACGTCCGCGTCGGACTTCCGGAGGAGAGCAAGTCGCGCCAGAAGGCGCAGGCGGCGGGCCTGTCCGTCCTCACCGTGGCCGAGGCGGCGCGCGAGGCGGACCTGATCATGGTGCTCGCGCCCGACGAGAAGCAGAGGAGGATCTACGAGGAGGACATCGCGCCTCATCTCACGGCGGGCAAGGCGCTCTTCTTCGCGCATGGATTCAACATCCACTACGGGCAGATCAAGCCGCCGCCGGAAGTCGACGTCGTCCTCATCGCTCCCAAGGCGCCGGGGCACATGGTGCGCCAGGCC of Deltaproteobacteria bacterium contains these proteins:
- the ilvD gene encoding dihydroxy-acid dehydratase, with the translated sequence MAEDPRSHSRAITEGPDRAPARSMLKAIGFTDADLSRPIVGVASTWTETMPCNFHLRRLAERVKEGIRSAGATPMEFNTIAISDGVTMGTEGMKASLVSREVIADSIELVGRGHLFDAMVTLVACDKTIPGGAMALLRLNLPSLLLYGGSIAPGHFDGRDVTIQDVFEAVGAHAAGHLPLARLKELEDVACPGSGACGGQYTANTMALAMEVLGLSPPGYATIPAEDPRKDDATRAAGADLVRLLRENRTPADVITRASFENAIAAVAATGGSTNAVLHLLALAREAGIPLALDDFDEVSRRTPLIADLKPGGRYTAVDLDRAGGVPLIVQRLLQANRFHGDAATADGKTWKEHANAATEPPGQDVVRPHGEPLRKTGGLVILRGNLAPDGCVLKMAGHERTFHRGPARVFEREEDAFAAVRDRRIRAGDVVVIRYEGPRGGPGMREMLGVTAALVGEGLGESVALLTDGRFSGATRGLMVGHVAPEAAVGGPIAALREGDSVVFDVERRTLSVELSAAELAARMRGFQPPPPRYTSGVFAKYVALVSSAAEGAVTQVPAVSASSASSSPTQAEAKEVNDGHHLHG